The Nakamurella deserti genome contains a region encoding:
- a CDS encoding aldehyde dehydrogenase family protein yields the protein MTFLEYAPAPESPGIVALRDQYGLFIDGKFVDGHGTPFDTISPATGERLATMAAGDAQDVDAAVAAARRAYEQTWSRMPGSERAKYLYRIARLVQERSRELAVAESMNNGKPIKETRDFDIPTVAAWFFYYAGWADKLEYAGLGPDPRGLGVAAQIIPWNFPLMMLAWKIAPALAAGNTVVLKPASTTPLTALLFADILQQAELPPGVVNILSGPGSMGGALVAHPGVDKVAFTGSTMVGQGIARAVAGSRKKLTLELGGKGANIVFDDAPIDQAIEGIVSGIFFNQGQVCCAGSRLLVQENVHDEVVERLKVRLSTLRVGDPLDKNTDVGAINSAAQLATITEHAAVGVAEGAVRWSAPCTLPDRGFWFPPTIFTRVSPSHRIARDEIFGPVLSVLSFRTPAEAIEKANNTPYGLSAGIWSEKGSRVLAVADRLKAGVVWTNTFNKFDPTSPFGGYKESGYGREGGVPGLMSYLTSARVEAAAKGILK from the coding sequence TCGCGCTGCGCGACCAGTACGGCCTGTTCATCGACGGGAAGTTCGTCGACGGCCACGGCACCCCCTTCGACACCATCTCGCCGGCCACCGGGGAGCGGCTGGCCACCATGGCCGCCGGCGACGCGCAGGACGTCGACGCCGCGGTCGCCGCCGCCCGCCGCGCCTACGAGCAGACCTGGTCCCGGATGCCCGGGTCCGAACGCGCCAAGTACCTGTACCGGATCGCGCGCCTGGTGCAGGAACGGTCGCGGGAGCTCGCGGTGGCCGAGAGCATGAACAACGGCAAGCCCATCAAGGAGACCCGGGACTTCGACATCCCCACCGTCGCCGCCTGGTTCTTCTACTACGCCGGCTGGGCCGACAAGCTCGAGTACGCCGGACTCGGCCCGGACCCGCGCGGGCTGGGCGTGGCCGCGCAGATCATCCCGTGGAACTTCCCGCTGATGATGCTGGCCTGGAAGATCGCGCCGGCGCTGGCCGCCGGCAACACGGTGGTGCTCAAGCCCGCGTCCACGACGCCGCTGACCGCGCTGCTGTTCGCCGACATCCTGCAGCAGGCGGAGCTGCCGCCCGGGGTGGTCAACATCCTGTCCGGGCCAGGCAGCATGGGCGGCGCGCTGGTCGCCCACCCCGGGGTCGACAAGGTCGCCTTCACCGGCAGCACGATGGTCGGCCAGGGCATCGCCCGCGCGGTCGCCGGATCACGCAAGAAGCTGACGCTGGAGCTGGGCGGCAAGGGCGCGAACATCGTCTTCGACGACGCCCCCATCGATCAGGCCATCGAGGGCATCGTCAGCGGCATCTTCTTCAACCAGGGCCAGGTCTGCTGCGCCGGCTCGCGGCTGCTCGTCCAGGAGAACGTCCACGACGAGGTCGTCGAACGGCTCAAGGTCCGGCTGTCGACACTGCGGGTCGGTGATCCCCTGGACAAGAACACCGACGTCGGGGCGATCAACTCCGCCGCCCAGCTGGCCACGATCACCGAACACGCCGCCGTCGGCGTGGCCGAGGGCGCCGTCCGGTGGAGCGCTCCGTGCACGCTGCCCGACCGCGGGTTCTGGTTCCCCCCGACCATCTTCACCCGGGTCTCCCCCAGCCACCGGATCGCCCGGGACGAGATCTTCGGACCGGTGCTGTCGGTGCTGAGCTTCCGCACGCCGGCCGAGGCCATCGAGAAGGCCAACAACACCCCCTACGGGCTGTCGGCCGGCATCTGGAGCGAGAAGGGGTCCCGCGTGCTCGCGGTCGCCGACCGGCTCAAGGCCGGGGTGGTGTGGACCAACACCTTCAACAAGTTCGACCCCACCTCCCCGTTCGGCGGCTACAAGGAGTCCGGTTACGGACGCGAGGGCGGCGTCCCCGGGCTGATGTCCTACCTGACCTCGGCCCGGGTCGAGGCCGCCGCGAAAGGAATCCTGAAATGA
- a CDS encoding aldehyde dehydrogenase family protein, with translation MTRLAVHKTYKLFIGGAFPRSESGRVYAVSTRKGSFVANAAKASRKDARDAVRAARGAVQKWSAATAYNRGQILYRIAELLEGRRDQFVREITDLEGGSVAAANAQVDRAIDLWVWYAGWCDKYVQVSGHANPVAGPYFNLSVPEPTGVVAVIAPQGPVDTLVGLVSTVAPVILSGNTVVVVANEHAPLSAISLSEVLATSDLPAGVVNVLTGSPAELSPWLVGHADVNAVDLTGAGALDWTALETTAADTLKRVLRPTPDSTAPADLARITVFTETKTVWHTKALI, from the coding sequence ATGACCAGGCTCGCAGTGCACAAGACCTACAAGCTCTTCATCGGCGGTGCCTTCCCCCGCAGCGAGTCCGGCCGGGTGTACGCGGTGAGCACCAGGAAAGGATCGTTCGTGGCCAACGCCGCCAAGGCCTCCCGCAAGGACGCCCGGGACGCCGTCCGGGCCGCCCGCGGTGCGGTGCAGAAGTGGTCCGCAGCGACGGCCTACAACCGTGGGCAGATCCTGTACCGGATCGCCGAGCTGCTCGAGGGCCGCCGCGACCAGTTCGTCCGGGAGATCACCGATCTGGAGGGCGGGTCCGTCGCCGCGGCCAACGCCCAGGTCGACCGGGCGATCGACCTGTGGGTCTGGTACGCCGGGTGGTGCGACAAGTACGTGCAGGTCAGCGGCCACGCCAACCCGGTGGCCGGTCCGTACTTCAACCTGTCGGTGCCGGAGCCGACGGGCGTGGTGGCCGTCATCGCGCCGCAGGGTCCGGTCGACACCCTGGTCGGGCTGGTGAGCACCGTGGCACCGGTCATCCTGAGCGGCAACACGGTCGTCGTGGTGGCCAACGAGCACGCGCCGCTGTCGGCGATCAGCCTCAGCGAGGTGCTCGCGACCAGCGACCTGCCGGCCGGCGTGGTCAACGTCCTCACCGGTTCGCCGGCCGAGCTGTCGCCGTGGCTGGTCGGTCACGCGGACGTCAACGCCGTCGACCTCACCGGGGCCGGTGCGCTGGACTGGACGGCCCTGGAGACCACCGCGGCCGACACTCTCAAGCGGGTGCTGCGCCCGACGCCGGACAGCACCGCGCCGGCCGATCTGGCCCGCATCACGGTGTTCACCGAGACCAAGACCGTCTGGCACACCAAGGCGCTCATCTGA
- a CDS encoding zinc-binding dehydrogenase — protein MLALEFHAPSTLTLADVAAPAAGPGEIVVDVVLAGICGTDLKMARGEHRLFPAGTVRVPGHEFVGRVRENRSDAAHLTPGTLVAVAPNIGCGHCVACRGGRSNLCVDYAATGLTIDGGFAESVRLPRRAVEQGNVIPVPDGLDPEVAVLTEPLAAVLRGVTALELGPADSLLVHGAGPIGLLAVILAKQLGVRRIIVSQTSAARRALAARFGADVTVDPRAEDLPARVLAETDGHGADCTLVAAPVPALFAESLRTAALGGRVNFFAGLPSGRGELPLDANLVHYKELRVTGSTANTTQDCVEALAVLARHADAYRPLVTHRFGLSDITEAFRVSAAGDALKVVVAP, from the coding sequence ATGCTCGCTCTCGAATTCCACGCGCCGTCGACCCTGACGCTGGCCGACGTCGCCGCTCCGGCGGCCGGACCCGGCGAGATCGTCGTCGACGTCGTCCTCGCCGGCATCTGCGGCACCGATCTGAAGATGGCCCGCGGCGAACACCGACTCTTCCCGGCCGGCACGGTGCGCGTCCCCGGTCACGAGTTCGTCGGACGGGTCCGCGAGAACCGTTCGGACGCCGCTCATCTCACCCCCGGCACGCTAGTCGCGGTGGCACCCAACATCGGCTGCGGCCACTGTGTGGCCTGCCGCGGCGGCCGCAGCAACCTGTGCGTGGACTACGCGGCGACCGGGCTCACCATCGACGGCGGGTTCGCGGAGTCCGTGCGGCTCCCGCGACGCGCCGTCGAACAGGGCAACGTCATCCCGGTACCGGACGGCCTCGACCCCGAGGTCGCCGTCCTCACGGAGCCGCTGGCCGCGGTCCTGCGTGGCGTCACGGCCCTGGAGCTCGGCCCGGCCGACTCGCTGCTCGTCCACGGCGCGGGCCCGATCGGTCTGCTCGCGGTGATCCTCGCCAAGCAGCTCGGTGTCCGGCGGATCATCGTCAGCCAGACCTCGGCCGCGCGCCGCGCGCTCGCCGCCCGCTTCGGGGCGGACGTGACCGTCGACCCGCGGGCCGAGGACCTGCCCGCCCGGGTGCTCGCCGAGACCGACGGACACGGCGCCGACTGCACACTCGTGGCGGCGCCGGTGCCGGCGTTGTTCGCCGAGAGCCTGCGCACCGCCGCCCTGGGTGGCCGGGTCAACTTCTTCGCCGGTCTCCCCAGCGGCCGCGGCGAGCTGCCGCTGGACGCGAACCTGGTGCACTACAAGGAACTCCGCGTCACCGGCTCGACCGCGAACACGACGCAGGACTGCGTGGAGGCGCTCGCCGTGCTGGCCCGGCACGCCGACGCGTACCGGCCGCTGGTCACCCACCGGTTCGGACTGTCCGACATCACCGAGGCCTTCCGGGTGTCGGCCGCCGGCGACGCACTGAAAGTGGTGGTGGCACCGTGA
- a CDS encoding xylulokinase produces the protein MTGPVFVACDMGTTLIKAAVIDLDGQIVAGASVESTLDTPRPGVVEQDLLAIERQAHTAIRRAVTASQRASDIAGVSFSSQMAGIGAVGADFDPVAPFDSWLDSRCGTDIYDMAPHAARITGISGGPPTYSHGPKERWLKRNRPEVYDRTAAFQVPGPFVAARLAGLGVADAYIDTSNLCFSNLADARNAAWSPELIALFGLDADRLPRIVDPLDIIGSVTPAAAAATGIPVGVPIAAGGGDQIVACLGAGLVTPGQASDSAGTASLFTMCIDRWAPDVERMSMVTSRSIVPGGFLSFSYINGGGMGPEWVRQRIVGDPAPADEAFATLERMASEVSVGSGGLLWLPHFQGGVLPAKPYLRSGWVGTTAGHTRAHLYRSVLEGIAFQYAAWADRAPSIIGRRLTEVRAMGGGSKSDLWISIKADVLGVPFVKMPKAECALLGNALIAATATGHITDIAERAAAWHTLPEPVLPDAGRSHRYAELREIFDLLSDQVDPVFRRLQAFSESEDPALP, from the coding sequence GTGACCGGACCCGTCTTCGTCGCCTGCGACATGGGCACCACCCTGATCAAGGCGGCCGTCATCGATCTCGACGGGCAGATCGTCGCCGGCGCCTCGGTCGAGTCGACGCTGGACACCCCGCGACCGGGGGTCGTCGAGCAGGACCTGCTCGCCATCGAACGGCAGGCCCACACGGCGATCCGCCGCGCCGTCACCGCATCGCAGCGTGCCTCCGACATCGCCGGCGTGTCGTTCTCCAGCCAGATGGCCGGGATCGGTGCCGTGGGCGCCGATTTCGACCCGGTGGCACCGTTCGACTCCTGGCTGGACTCGCGCTGCGGCACCGACATCTACGACATGGCACCGCATGCCGCCCGGATCACCGGCATCTCCGGCGGACCGCCGACGTACTCGCACGGCCCGAAGGAGCGGTGGCTCAAGCGGAACCGGCCCGAGGTGTACGACAGGACCGCGGCGTTCCAGGTTCCCGGACCGTTCGTCGCCGCGCGGCTCGCCGGTCTGGGCGTCGCCGACGCCTACATCGACACGTCCAACCTGTGCTTCTCCAACCTCGCCGACGCCCGGAACGCGGCCTGGTCACCGGAACTCATCGCGCTCTTCGGCCTGGACGCCGACCGGCTGCCCCGCATCGTGGATCCGCTGGACATCATCGGGTCGGTCACGCCGGCGGCCGCGGCCGCCACCGGCATCCCGGTGGGGGTGCCGATCGCCGCGGGCGGTGGCGACCAGATCGTCGCCTGCCTGGGGGCCGGCCTGGTCACACCGGGTCAGGCGTCGGACTCCGCCGGCACCGCGAGCCTGTTCACGATGTGCATCGACCGCTGGGCGCCCGACGTCGAGCGGATGTCCATGGTGACCTCGCGCTCGATCGTGCCCGGTGGGTTCCTGTCGTTCTCCTACATCAACGGCGGCGGGATGGGACCGGAGTGGGTGCGGCAGCGCATCGTCGGTGATCCCGCGCCGGCCGACGAGGCGTTCGCCACCCTGGAGCGGATGGCGTCGGAGGTGTCCGTCGGCTCCGGCGGGCTGCTGTGGCTGCCGCACTTCCAGGGCGGGGTGCTGCCGGCCAAGCCGTATCTGCGCAGCGGCTGGGTCGGCACCACGGCCGGCCACACCCGCGCCCATCTGTACCGGTCCGTGCTGGAGGGCATCGCCTTCCAGTACGCCGCCTGGGCCGACCGCGCCCCGTCCATCATCGGGCGGCGCCTCACCGAGGTCCGCGCCATGGGCGGCGGGTCCAAGTCGGACCTGTGGATCTCCATCAAGGCCGACGTCCTGGGCGTTCCGTTCGTCAAGATGCCCAAGGCCGAGTGCGCCCTGCTGGGCAACGCGCTCATCGCCGCCACCGCCACCGGTCACATCACCGACATCGCCGAGCGGGCCGCGGCCTGGCACACGCTGCCCGAGCCGGTGCTGCCCGACGCGGGGCGCTCCCACCGCTACGCCGAACTGCGCGAGATCTTCGACCTGCTCAGCGACCAGGTCGATCCCGTCTTCCGCCGCCTGCAGGCCTTCTCCGAATCCGAGGATCCGGCCCTGCCGTGA
- a CDS encoding substrate-binding domain-containing protein, whose product MATAVRPVRTRLLFPTVALGLLLTATACGSGDAPAASGSSGGGGGEGLKIGVTVSNSTNPFFVLESNTVIAAGKALGAEVLSQEAQEDVTVQSNQIDQFITSGVDFIVIDPVDSDAVGPAVKRAIDAGIPVVGIDSVTKNASASVTTNNVQAGEVSCESLAKQINGKGDIAILDGTPISAVSDRVTGCKKTLENYPDITIVAEQRGDNSRDKALPVATDILTANPNIVAMFAINDPTAAGVELAAKQKNMQIIITSVDGAKAAVDTITSGGMITATAAQDPVALANKGVEIGNALHKGEKPAETLIELPTTLVDKATAADYTPWG is encoded by the coding sequence ATGGCCACAGCTGTCCGTCCCGTCCGCACCCGGCTCCTGTTCCCCACCGTCGCCCTGGGGCTCCTCCTCACCGCGACGGCCTGCGGGTCCGGTGACGCCCCTGCCGCCTCCGGGTCCTCCGGCGGCGGTGGCGGTGAAGGCCTCAAGATCGGCGTCACCGTCTCCAACAGCACCAACCCGTTCTTCGTCCTGGAGTCCAACACCGTCATCGCGGCGGGCAAGGCCCTCGGCGCCGAGGTCCTCTCGCAGGAGGCCCAGGAGGACGTCACCGTCCAGTCCAACCAGATCGACCAGTTCATCACCTCCGGCGTCGACTTCATCGTCATCGACCCGGTCGACTCCGACGCCGTCGGTCCGGCCGTCAAGCGGGCCATCGACGCCGGCATCCCGGTGGTCGGCATCGACTCGGTGACCAAGAACGCCAGCGCCTCGGTGACCACCAACAACGTCCAGGCGGGCGAGGTCTCGTGCGAGTCGCTGGCCAAGCAGATCAACGGCAAGGGCGACATCGCCATCCTCGACGGAACGCCGATCTCGGCCGTCTCCGACCGGGTCACCGGCTGCAAGAAGACCCTGGAGAACTACCCGGACATCACCATCGTCGCCGAGCAGCGGGGTGACAACAGCCGCGACAAGGCGCTGCCGGTCGCGACCGACATCCTGACGGCGAACCCGAACATCGTGGCGATGTTCGCGATCAACGACCCGACCGCCGCCGGGGTTGAGCTGGCCGCCAAGCAGAAGAACATGCAGATCATCATCACCTCGGTCGACGGCGCCAAGGCCGCCGTGGACACGATCACCTCCGGGGGCATGATCACCGCCACCGCCGCCCAGGACCCGGTCGCGCTGGCCAACAAGGGCGTGGAGATCGGCAACGCCCTGCACAAGGGCGAGAAGCCGGCCGAGACGCTCATCGAGCTCCCCACCACGCTCGTCGACAAGGCGACCGCCGCCGACTACACCCCCTGGGGATGA
- a CDS encoding sugar ABC transporter ATP-binding protein produces MTAAHARPVVRLRGIVKRFAGVTVVDGVDLDLFAGQVHVLAGENGAGKSTLMKILAGIHAPDAGTIEVDGEQRTLDVRTAKDAGIAIVHQELLIAPNLSVADNLAMGREYRTGVAMLDRRATRARAREQLDRVGATFSEQTRADRLSTGQQQLIEIARSLASDPKVLIFDEPTAALSAREVANLFAIVHELRRRGTAIVYITHRMDEIEQLADVVTVLRDGKFVETLPIAEAPPEVIVNRMVGRSIEALFTGDRPTAGRVMLQVEGIGDGRSIGPVDLTVRSGEIVGIAGLVGSGRSEFARLVFGADRPATGTVEVDGARFRASSPRAAMRAGVALVPESRKEQGLVLGQSVAANIVMASFGRVSTGGVVRGASVRRAADTERGQMGIRSPRGQKVRRLSGGNQQKVLLSKWLRTQPKVLILDEPTRGVDVGAKADIYRIINDAAAQGMAIVVISSELPELLGLADRVVVMRQGRFVADLPNDHLTEETVMEHAFGLAGTDRPSTAALQEKEAQV; encoded by the coding sequence ATGACGGCAGCACACGCACGGCCGGTGGTCCGCCTGCGCGGGATCGTCAAGCGGTTCGCCGGGGTCACCGTCGTCGACGGCGTCGATCTGGATCTCTTCGCCGGCCAGGTCCACGTCCTGGCCGGCGAGAACGGGGCCGGCAAGTCCACCCTGATGAAGATCCTCGCCGGGATCCACGCGCCCGACGCCGGCACCATCGAGGTCGACGGTGAACAGCGCACGCTCGACGTCCGCACGGCCAAGGACGCCGGCATCGCGATCGTGCACCAGGAGCTGCTGATCGCGCCCAACCTCTCGGTGGCCGACAACCTCGCGATGGGCCGGGAGTACCGGACCGGGGTCGCCATGCTCGACCGCAGGGCGACCCGGGCCCGGGCCCGCGAGCAGCTCGACCGGGTGGGCGCGACCTTCTCCGAGCAGACCCGGGCCGACCGGCTCAGCACCGGGCAGCAGCAGCTCATCGAAATCGCCCGCTCGCTCGCCAGCGACCCCAAGGTGCTGATCTTCGACGAGCCGACGGCGGCCCTGTCGGCCCGGGAGGTCGCGAACCTGTTCGCGATCGTCCACGAGCTGCGGCGGCGGGGGACCGCGATCGTCTACATCACCCACCGGATGGACGAGATCGAGCAGCTCGCCGACGTCGTCACCGTCCTGCGGGACGGGAAGTTCGTCGAGACGCTGCCGATCGCCGAGGCACCGCCGGAGGTCATCGTCAACCGGATGGTGGGCCGGTCCATCGAGGCGCTGTTCACCGGCGACCGGCCCACGGCGGGCCGGGTGATGCTGCAGGTGGAGGGCATCGGCGACGGCCGGTCCATCGGCCCGGTCGACCTCACGGTGCGTTCGGGGGAGATCGTCGGCATCGCCGGCCTGGTCGGCTCGGGACGCTCGGAGTTCGCCCGTCTCGTCTTCGGGGCCGACCGGCCGGCGACCGGGACCGTCGAGGTCGACGGTGCGCGCTTCCGCGCGTCCTCGCCGCGGGCGGCCATGCGGGCCGGCGTCGCGCTGGTCCCCGAGAGCCGCAAGGAGCAGGGCCTGGTGCTCGGCCAGAGTGTCGCCGCCAACATCGTGATGGCCAGCTTCGGGCGGGTGTCGACGGGCGGCGTCGTCCGGGGCGCGTCGGTCCGGCGCGCCGCCGACACCGAACGCGGGCAGATGGGCATCCGTTCGCCCCGCGGGCAGAAGGTCCGCCGGCTGTCGGGCGGCAACCAGCAGAAGGTGCTGCTCTCCAAGTGGCTGCGGACCCAGCCGAAGGTGCTGATCCTCGACGAGCCCACCCGGGGGGTGGACGTCGGCGCCAAGGCCGACATCTACCGGATCATCAACGACGCCGCCGCCCAGGGGATGGCCATCGTCGTCATCTCCTCCGAACTGCCCGAACTGCTCGGCCTCGCCGACCGGGTCGTCGTGATGCGGCAGGGCCGCTTCGTGGCCGACCTGCCCAACGACCACCTCACCGAGGAGACGGTCATGGAACACGCCTTCGGGCTGGCCGGGACCGACCGTCCGTCCACCGCAGCACTGCAGGAGAAAGAGGCTCAGGTATGA
- a CDS encoding ABC transporter permease, protein MSTATTPATGVQPDQDRRHGAVKQFFDRSDQLGVGIALLLIIALMAVIAPYFWSVNNLLEVMRQVSAIAILAAGGTFVILTAGIDLSVGSALGVCAMVAIVLSDNSFPAVVSILCALAAGAVIGAVNGVFIARFALPAFIVTLAALTYLRGVVYVGTGGTTLIPDQVGYDWIGQGNILGVPVAVLVMLAVFVGGWFLLNRTVFGRQVLAIGGNAEAARLSGIPVRKVVLWTYVISGLCAGIAGLIVASRLESAVPDLGSGYELNAIAAIVLGGTSLMGGRGSLVGTLIGALFIAVLSNGMTLMNVKSFYQQIIMGVVILLAVLIDRLRRGQTAD, encoded by the coding sequence ATGAGCACCGCCACCACACCGGCGACGGGCGTACAGCCCGACCAGGACCGGCGCCACGGCGCGGTCAAGCAGTTCTTCGACCGCAGCGACCAGCTGGGCGTGGGCATCGCGCTGCTGCTCATCATCGCCCTGATGGCGGTGATCGCGCCCTACTTCTGGAGTGTGAACAACCTCCTCGAGGTCATGCGCCAGGTGTCCGCGATCGCCATCCTGGCCGCCGGTGGCACCTTCGTGATCCTCACCGCGGGCATCGACCTGTCGGTCGGGTCGGCGCTCGGCGTGTGCGCGATGGTCGCCATCGTCCTGAGTGACAACTCGTTCCCCGCCGTGGTGTCGATCCTGTGCGCGCTGGCGGCGGGTGCGGTGATCGGTGCGGTCAACGGTGTCTTCATCGCCCGCTTCGCCCTGCCCGCGTTCATCGTCACGCTGGCCGCGCTGACCTATCTGCGCGGTGTGGTCTACGTCGGCACCGGGGGCACCACGCTGATCCCGGACCAGGTCGGCTACGACTGGATCGGCCAGGGCAACATCCTCGGCGTCCCGGTGGCGGTGCTCGTCATGCTGGCCGTGTTCGTCGGCGGCTGGTTCCTGCTGAACCGCACGGTGTTCGGCCGCCAGGTGCTGGCCATCGGCGGCAACGCCGAGGCGGCCCGGCTGAGCGGCATCCCGGTCCGCAAGGTCGTGCTGTGGACCTACGTCATCTCCGGTCTCTGCGCCGGCATCGCCGGTCTCATCGTCGCCTCCCGGTTGGAGAGCGCGGTGCCCGACCTGGGGTCCGGCTACGAGCTCAACGCCATCGCCGCCATCGTGCTGGGCGGGACGTCGCTGATGGGCGGCCGCGGATCGCTCGTGGGCACGCTGATCGGCGCCCTGTTCATCGCGGTACTGTCCAACGGCATGACGCTGATGAACGTGAAGTCGTTCTACCAGCAGATCATCATGGGTGTGGTCATCCTGCTCGCCGTGCTGATCGACCGCCTCCGCCGGGGTCAGACGGCGGATTGA
- a CDS encoding sugar-binding transcriptional regulator yields MDDRLTVRSAYLYYRLGLTQAEVADRLGISRVKVGRLLASALHRGIVSIDIRHPQVRLTELEVALESRFDLKEAVVAASFAGTGPGEDPLRLLAVASAGARHLESLELTRESVALGWGTTMQAVSMALRDGWARDVELFQLNGAVPISSYATGAVETMHRFGERGRGRAHLLQVPAIVGRVSVRRALESEPTIRATLRGAREAPVAMFSLGRLQTESVLVSSGYIDEADVRRLRDGGAVGDVISRFITADGSVADVELDDRTMGLDLAALGTRDVSIGIAAGAAKAAVARAALAGGYLTTLIVDDSLATALLAGPTAD; encoded by the coding sequence ATGGACGACCGCCTGACCGTTCGCTCGGCCTACTTGTACTACCGCCTGGGACTCACCCAGGCCGAGGTGGCCGACCGGCTCGGGATCAGCAGGGTGAAGGTCGGCCGGCTGCTCGCGTCCGCCTTGCACCGCGGCATCGTCAGCATCGACATCCGCCACCCCCAGGTGCGGCTCACCGAGCTGGAGGTCGCGCTCGAGAGCCGGTTCGACCTGAAGGAGGCGGTGGTCGCCGCCTCCTTCGCCGGCACCGGACCCGGCGAGGACCCGTTGCGGCTGCTGGCCGTGGCGTCGGCGGGCGCCCGGCACCTGGAGTCGCTGGAGCTGACCCGCGAGTCGGTGGCGCTGGGCTGGGGCACCACGATGCAGGCGGTGTCGATGGCGTTGCGCGACGGCTGGGCCCGTGACGTCGAGCTGTTCCAGCTCAACGGTGCCGTCCCGATCAGCAGTTACGCCACCGGCGCGGTGGAGACGATGCACCGCTTCGGCGAACGCGGCCGGGGGCGGGCGCACCTGCTCCAGGTGCCCGCGATCGTCGGGCGGGTGTCGGTGCGGCGTGCCCTGGAGAGCGAGCCCACGATCCGGGCCACCCTGCGCGGCGCCCGGGAGGCGCCGGTGGCCATGTTCTCCCTCGGCCGGCTGCAGACGGAGTCGGTCCTCGTGTCGTCGGGCTACATCGACGAGGCGGATGTGCGGCGGTTGCGCGACGGCGGAGCGGTCGGCGACGTGATCTCCCGGTTCATCACCGCGGACGGCAGCGTCGCCGACGTGGAGCTCGACGACCGCACCATGGGCCTGGATCTCGCGGCCCTGGGCACCCGCGACGTGTCCATCGGCATCGCGGCGGGTGCGGCCAAGGCCGCCGTCGCGCGCGCCGCGCTGGCCGGCGGCTACCTCACGACGCTCATCGTCGACGACTCACTCGCCACCGCGTTGCTCGCCGGCCCGACGGCCGACTGA
- a CDS encoding TetR/AcrR family transcriptional regulator: MSLRESKRVSTRAALEQSAWLLAASRPWSDVTIDDITTGAGVARRTFFNYFESKEELFAALGSMRPGEFLAAVRARPLDEDPWEMLCGSLTVQLQSSPRESIERMRAMWREPALLEQHIAGRRLLEQNLVDEIRRRRPALDTTDALLMASVFLTATRVALQTWVDDGSPGTPIESLTRTLRAVTVTVGTQLGV; encoded by the coding sequence ATGAGTCTGCGCGAGTCCAAGCGGGTCTCCACCCGCGCCGCCCTGGAGCAGTCGGCGTGGTTGCTCGCGGCCAGCCGGCCCTGGTCCGACGTCACGATCGACGACATCACCACCGGAGCGGGCGTCGCCCGCCGCACCTTCTTCAACTACTTCGAGTCGAAGGAGGAGCTGTTCGCCGCGCTGGGGTCGATGCGTCCGGGGGAGTTCCTCGCCGCGGTACGGGCCCGCCCGCTCGACGAGGATCCGTGGGAGATGCTGTGCGGGTCGCTGACGGTCCAGCTGCAGTCCAGTCCGCGGGAGTCGATCGAGCGGATGCGGGCCATGTGGCGCGAGCCCGCGCTGCTCGAACAGCACATCGCCGGACGTCGCTTGCTGGAGCAGAACCTCGTCGACGAGATCCGCCGTCGCCGGCCCGCCCTCGACACCACCGACGCGCTGCTGATGGCCTCGGTCTTCCTCACCGCCACCCGGGTCGCCCTGCAGACGTGGGTGGACGACGGCTCCCCCGGGACGCCGATCGAGTCGTTGACCCGGACGCTGCGCGCGGTGACCGTCACCGTCGGGACGCAACTCGGGGTCTGA